From bacterium:
CTTGAACTCGGACGCGGAAATCGGGGCGCGCCAGCCTCCCCTACGGGCCGTCGGTTATTCGCCGTAGCGGGCGATCGTGCGCTCGATCGCGCGGGCGCAGACCGGGCAGAACGGCTTGGCGCCCTTGGTGAACATGATGCAGTCGAGCGCCGGGCGGTAGAAGCCGTGCGCGATGTAGTTCGCCCCCTCGAACGCCC
This genomic window contains:
- a CDS encoding M64 family metallopeptidase → AFEGANYIAHGFYRPALDCIMFTKGAKPFCPVCARAIERTIARYGE